In Solidesulfovibrio fructosivorans JJ], the sequence CTTTTGTGCGCCTCGGACGGCGAGACCATAAGCGTGGCCGAGTTGCTCGACCTTGTGCCCGGAGCGGCCGAGGGCCTCTCCCGCTTGCGCCTTGGCTACACGGATTCCCGGGGCGCGCCCGAACTGCGGGAAGCCATCGCCGGACTCTACACGACCATTTCCCCGGACGACGTGTTGGTCCACGTCGGGGCCGAGGAGGCCATCTACACGTTTATGCAGGCGGCGCTGCACCCGGGCGACGACGTTGTGGTGCCCACGCCCTGCTACCAGTCCCTTTCCGACGTGGCCGGGAGCATGGGCTGCCGGGTGGCCCCCTGGCGCTGCGATCCGGCTTGGGGCTTCGCCCCGGACATGGGCGAACTCGGCGCGCTGCTCGGGGACCGGGCCAGGGCGCTCGTGCTCAATTTCCCCCACAATCCCACGGGCTACCTGCCTTCTCCGGAAGTCTTCGCCTCCATGATCGGGTTGGCCCGGGAGCGCGGGGTGCGGGTCTTTTCCGACGAGGTGTACCGCTTGTCCGAAGCCGAGGGCGTGGCGACGCTGCCCGCCGCCTGCGACCTCGACGCCGGGGCGGTTTCCCTTGGCGTGCTGTCGAAATCCTTCGGCCTGGCCGGACTGCGGGTGGGCTGGGTGGCCTGCCGCGACCGGGAGTTTTTGTCGCGCATGGCCGCAGTCAAGGACTACCTGTCCATCTGCGGCTCGGCGCCGTCCGAGTATCTGGCCGTGTGCGCCCTTACGGCCAAGGACGCCCTGCTTTCGCGCATGCGGGCGCTTCTGGCCGAAAACCGTCGCCTGCTGGAAGCCTTTTTTCACGAGCGTTCGGACCTCTTTCATTACGTTTCGCCGCGCGGCGGCCTGACCGTCTTTCCCGGACTCGTGTCCGGGGACGCCGACGGGTTTTGCCGGGCCGCCCTGGAGCGCGCCGGAGTGCTGCTGCTGCCGGGTCGCTTGTACGGCGAGGAGTGGCCGGACCGGTTCCGCATCGGATTCGGCCGGGTGGATTTCCCCGAAAATTTGGAGAAATTCGCAAAATTTTGCCAAGATTGGCAGTCTGGGCCCAAGGCCTAAAATAGCCCGGAAGACATGAAATTCGGGGCCTGACGGCTTGAATTTTTGTGTCTTTTCGGCCACAAGGGCGTGACACACAACTGCGTTGCGCAGGGGGATGTCCTTTTTTGCCTCGTCACTTCCAACAACAGGAGTTCTCCATGGTCAAAAAGTTCATTTTGGCCTTGGCCCTTGTGGCCATGACCGCCTCCCCGTCCCTGGCCAAGACCATCGTCTTCGCCACCGACGCCACTTGGCCGCCGATGGAATTCGTCAATGCCGACAAACAGATTAGCGGTTACGCCATCGAATACATGAAGGCCGCCGCCAAGGAAGCCGGCTTCACGGCGGAATTCAAGGCCGTGCCCTGGGATGGTATTTTCGCGGGTCTGGCCGCCGGCAAGTACAACGCCATCTGCTCCTCGGTGACCATCACTCCCGAACGCAAAAAGAGCATGGATTTCTCCACTCCCTATTTCAAGGTGCGCCAGGCCCTGGTCGTTCCGGCCAAGTCCGCGGCCAAGTGCATCGACGACATGAAGGGCAAGACCCTTGGCGCCCAGATCAGCACCACCGGACACTTCGCCATCAAGAAGGCCGAGGGCGTAAAAGACAAGTCCTATGACGAAGTCGGACTGGCCTTCGAAGACCTCTACAACGGCCGCATCGACGGCGTCGTCTGCGACGATCCCGTCGCCGCCCAGTACGCCTTGCAAAACGAGAAGTACAAACACTCGCTCAAGATCGCCTGCATCATCGAAGCCGGCGACGAGTACTACGGCATCGCCGTCAAAAAGGGCGACAAGGAAGACCTCGACCTGATCAACAAGGGCATTGAGGCGGTCAAGAAAAAGGGCATCGACAAGCAGCTGCTTGCCAAATGGATCGGCGGCGGCAAATAGCGCCCGCGTAAAACGCAACCTGACGTCCGCCGGCTCCGAAAGCCGGCGGACGTGTTTGGCGGAATCGTCTCATGACCAAGCAATGCAATGATCCTGGCGAGGAAGGGAACACCATCATCGACGTGGGCGAGGGTGCGGCCATCCCCAAGCCCTCGGACAAAGGCCTGGTTTCGGCCTGGCGCATCTCGTTCGCCGGCGCGCTTTTGACCCTCGGCTGTCTGCTGTATTTCAAGCCCGACCCCTATCTGAAAATTTTCCGTTTTGTCCCCGACGGCATCCTGGTCACCTTCCAGGTCACGGTCTATTCCATCATCCTGGCCCTGATCCTCGGCCTCATCACGGGGCTCGGCCGCATCTCGCGCAACAAATACATCAACCTCGTCGCCTCGACCTACGTCGAGGTCGTGCGCGGCGTGCCGCTGCTCGTCCAGCTTTTCTACATCTATTACGCGCTGGGGCGCATGGTGCAGGTCCCGGATTTGCTCGCGGCCGTCATTTCCATGAGCGTGTGCTACGGCGCCTACATGGGCGAGGTCTTCCGGGCCGGCATCACCGCCATCCCGATCGGCCAGACCGAGGCGGCCCGGTCGCTCGGTTTCAACCGGGCCCAGACCATGTACCACGTCATCCTGCCCCAGGCCTGGCGCACCATTCTGCCGCCGGTCGGCAACGAATTCATCGCGCTTTTGAAGGACACCTCGCTGGTCTCGATCCTGGGCGTGGCCGACCTGCTGCGGCGCGGCCGCGAATACGCCTCGGAGTCCTTCGAATACTTCGAGACCTTCACCATGGTGGCCGTGATCTATCTGATCATCACCTTGATCCTGTCCAAGCTCGTGAGCATCATGGAGGAGCGTTTGTCCCATCATGTCAAACGATAGCCCGATCATCAGCATAAAGGACGTCAGCAAGTTCTTCGACCACGTCGTGGCGCTCAAAAACGTCAGCCTCGACGTGGCGCAGGGCGAAAAGGTGGTCATCATCGGCCCGAGCGGCTCCGGGAAATCCACGTTGCTGCGCACCATCAACCGGCTGGAGAACATCAGCCGGGGCCGTATCGTCGTCGACGGCCACGACCTCGACGACAAG encodes:
- a CDS encoding amino acid ABC transporter permease → MTKQCNDPGEEGNTIIDVGEGAAIPKPSDKGLVSAWRISFAGALLTLGCLLYFKPDPYLKIFRFVPDGILVTFQVTVYSIILALILGLITGLGRISRNKYINLVASTYVEVVRGVPLLVQLFYIYYALGRMVQVPDLLAAVISMSVCYGAYMGEVFRAGITAIPIGQTEAARSLGFNRAQTMYHVILPQAWRTILPPVGNEFIALLKDTSLVSILGVADLLRRGREYASESFEYFETFTMVAVIYLIITLILSKLVSIMEERLSHHVKR
- a CDS encoding pyridoxal phosphate-dependent aminotransferase; this translates as MPLPPFRLERFFACHEFTAPSLLCASDGETISVAELLDLVPGAAEGLSRLRLGYTDSRGAPELREAIAGLYTTISPDDVLVHVGAEEAIYTFMQAALHPGDDVVVPTPCYQSLSDVAGSMGCRVAPWRCDPAWGFAPDMGELGALLGDRARALVLNFPHNPTGYLPSPEVFASMIGLARERGVRVFSDEVYRLSEAEGVATLPAACDLDAGAVSLGVLSKSFGLAGLRVGWVACRDREFLSRMAAVKDYLSICGSAPSEYLAVCALTAKDALLSRMRALLAENRRLLEAFFHERSDLFHYVSPRGGLTVFPGLVSGDADGFCRAALERAGVLLLPGRLYGEEWPDRFRIGFGRVDFPENLEKFAKFCQDWQSGPKA
- a CDS encoding basic amino acid ABC transporter substrate-binding protein; protein product: MVKKFILALALVAMTASPSLAKTIVFATDATWPPMEFVNADKQISGYAIEYMKAAAKEAGFTAEFKAVPWDGIFAGLAAGKYNAICSSVTITPERKKSMDFSTPYFKVRQALVVPAKSAAKCIDDMKGKTLGAQISTTGHFAIKKAEGVKDKSYDEVGLAFEDLYNGRIDGVVCDDPVAAQYALQNEKYKHSLKIACIIEAGDEYYGIAVKKGDKEDLDLINKGIEAVKKKGIDKQLLAKWIGGGK